CCAAATTTATCAAtgtaattttcttataaattttaactaatattttattatgcatatcAAATGTTATAATGTTACATTCTTAATAATATTCTCAGAATCACATTATATTGAGATATTAACAAGAAAACGTACAAAATATTACATATCTTATatgtaaaatgtaaattatatcTGACtcaatctaaatttaattatgactTAAATTATGCCAAGTGTAAGTTTtgtttagaattattttaatttatattgtgTTGGCCTCTTTTTTTTGGGTTACTTCATGTCCGTTTTACGGTCCATGTTTAGGGTTCGTGGCTGCCTCTCCCAACAATGTCGTCTCCAAAGTTAGAACCTAAGTCTTTCCATCAGGAGTGCAATGTGTCTTACCATTGCatcaaacaataattaaatctaattgttattatattatcaataatagtctatctatattaaatttacctagttttctatcatcaaaacaattttatttacaaGAAAAGAGTTATTAAATTTAACGATTGGGAATACCACCGATCGGATCCGTGGCGCAATGGTAGCGCGTCTGACTCCAGATCAGAAGGTTGCGTGTTCGATTCACGTCGGGTTCAAACTCCTGAAACGGTCGgatctattttttttcctcttcagATATGGCCGATCTGGGTTAAACTCGACCCGAGTCGTTCCTGAAAGAATAAGGGAATCCCTGCCTGCCGTCCGTTGATTAGAGGTGGGTGAGGAAGTAAAGACTGTGATTCCTGATTCACTGTTGAAGAAGATTAAGGGGAATGAAGAATGGGAGCTTGCTAAAAAGCAGGAACGCGAAGCTGCAGAGAGGAAGAAAGTCGAGAACCGCAAGCACATTTACTGAAGAGCTATGCAGTGTGCAAAAGAGTGTGAGACTCAGGTATATTTAAAGGTGAAATCTAACGGATCCGTGGCGCAATGGTAGCGCGTCTGACTCCAGATCAGAAGGTTGCGTGTTCGATTCACGTCGGGTTCAAAATCCTGATACAGtcggttcttttttttttttgcctcttCGTATATGGCCGATCTCGGCTAAACTCGACCCGAGTCGTTCCTGAAAGAATAAGGGAATCCCTGCCTGCCGTCCGTTGATTAGAGGTGGGTGAGGAAGTTAAGACTGTGATTCCTGATTCAAAGTTGAAGAAGAATGAGAGGAATGAAAAATGGGAGCTTGCTAAAAAGCAGGAATTCGAAGCTGCAAAGAGGAAGAATGTCGAGAACCGCAAGCTCATTTACTCAAGAACTATGCAGTATGCGAAAGAGAGTGAGGGTCAGGTATATTTGAAGGTGAAAACTAATGGATCCGTGGCGCAATGGTAGCGCGTCTGACTCCAGATCAGAAGGTTGCGTGTTCGATTCACGTCGGGTTCAAAATCCTGTAGCAGTCGGAtctatttttttcctcttcGGATATGGCCGATCTGGGTTAAACTCGACCCAAGTCGTTCCTGCAAGAATAAGGGAATCCCTGCCTGCCGTCCGTTGATTAGAGGTGGGTGAGGAAGTTAAGACTGTGATTCCTGATTCACTGTTGAAGAAGAATAAGAGGAATGAAGAAGGGAGCTTGCTAAAAAGCAGGAACTCGAAGCTGCAAAGAGGAAGAAAGTCGAGAACCGCAAGCTCATTTACTCAAGAGCTATGCAGTATGCAAAAGAGTATGAGGCTCAGGTATATTTGCTGGTCTTCTGGATTTATGTTACTTAGTTTTTGACAAATCTTGAAAGCTTATCACTTATGTTGTCTGTGACCGGTGATGTTAGGAAAAAGAGCCGATTCAGTTGAAGCGGGAGGCAAAGTTGAAAGGAGGGTTCTATGTGAATCCTGAATCTAAGCTTTTGTTTATCATTCGAATCCGTGGGTATGCTTGATTATTGTGACATTACAGTGGCGTGTgaatataaattctaaatggTAATATGGTGTGAACTGTGAATGATTGTTTTTCAGTATCAATGCCAAGCACCCAAGTACAAGAAAGATCTTGCAGCTCTTGCGTTTGAGACAGGTAGCTTAttgcatcattttttttttccaaaactaagggtgggtttggatgggcgattggatGCAGTGCGgtgcatttagtttaatttttatgtcacgctacagtatcgctacggtatctaatctcaccgccaccgttatttttacactaaacGCAGGTAAACGCaacgcccatccaaactcacctaaGTGAATTATAGGTTATGACTTACGAGAATCCATTTCCCATTTCACCTTGCGTTTGACTGTGCTAGTCTTTAAGACTTTCTgtccaattaaaattattgtttaaattgtttatttatactGTGAAGTTGTTGAAACATCAGATTGTTTGATTTCAGTAGTATGctcaaaattaaaagttaatgttttagCTTCTTAGTGACTACCATCTTATTGTTAAATGTGCATGTTTTTGTATGATGCTGCTTCGACCTGGTAAAACTGGGGTGAATGGTAGTTGTTGTATCCAAAACATTTTTATAGttcttataaataaacaaaatctaaaGCTAAGTTGATGCGTTTGCATCTTATTCAATGCAGATTTTCAATGGCGTTTTCCTTAAAGTGAATAAGGCAAAAATGAACGTGCTTCACCTTGTTGAACCTTATGTGACTTATTGGTATCTTTTACCTTTCTGGCTTCCTCGTTTTTTCTTTCACCAGTTCTATATAGTTGCCATGGCTTATTTCTTCTTAATGTATGCATCTAGATACCCTAACCCCAAGATTGTTCGGGAACTGATTTTCAAAAGAAGTTATGGGAAGTTGAACAAGCAGAGAGTTGCTTTGACCGACGATGCAATCATTGAACAGGTCTGTATCATTTTGCATTTACAGAGTTTCATGTTGGTGACAAGCATTTAAGAAGCATGCCTGTCGCTTTTACTGGTGACAGGCTTTGGGTAAATTCGGCATCATCTGTGTGGAAGACCTTATCCATGAGATCATGACTGTGGGACCTCATTTCAAGGCACCATTGGGTggtttgaagaagaagagaagccATTATGTCGAAGGAAGAGATGCCGGCAACCGTGAGAATTACATCAATGAAGTGGTTAGGAGAATGAATTAATAACTTGGTCTTATTAGGAggtattttgggttttatttggAGGgatctttaatttcatttagaaaTTACAAACAGTGTTAGTAAAAGCATCAAATCTGCCTGGCATTACCATTACTCTACAATGTGCTTGAGTTGAGCTTGAGCTTCAATATGAATAATGAGCTTAGCTCGAATACAAAAATTGATAAACTGTTTAAAAGTAGATATTTGATTGAGCTCAAGCTTTTCAGTATTTATGCTTGGCTAGGCACAATTAACACCCCTAGTTTGCCAAGAAATTTTATTAGCTATAGGCCCGAGTTGCATTTTACGTCTTTTAAACTGCACTTGCTGCTTCTGTCATAGACCACTAGGGAGAGTTACCAGAGCATGTGTTTGTGGAGCTAAGTCCGATAAAATAGCAGAGTTCAAGTCTCGGCATTTGAATAATAACGTTTCTTTTTGAAACTGGAATTCCTAATCCGCATGTTGCCAGACCTAAGaacatgagaaaataaagtgaaataaaacTTGTTTGAAATCTCATTCACCATATATTTCCCAGGCTGGACATGGACATGAGCTGTTCACTGCCTGTTAGGAAGCGGATGAGGAGTAACGAATCAGATTCAACTTCGATGTTAGCCAGCTACAGCTCTACTAATAATTTCAGACCACAAATGATAGCATAGCCAAAAGGCTTCCATATTATGAGACGCAAGTCTCGTACAGCATTTAGCAaccacaaaatttaaaattatcactTGAATCACGCAACACTGCTGCAGTGCAAACCCCacaatatttactattttgttggCTCCTACTTTGCATCGACGTTGAACTTTAAACAACCCTCTCCTAGTTTGTTCTATTTGCTGAGATTGGAGCATTACCAAAGCTCTGTGCAGACTATAGTTTGCGCTATCTACTTGGTCTATGAAGTTAAGCCCCAAGGGTtcgtttgtttacatgtaaaaggttttacggaaaatattttctgcattttcctgtgtttgtttcacagaaAAGAGCTTAGTCAACGGAAAATGACTTATAGGTCAActgaaaataagcatttttcttttatataaaagagctcctcaatagataattttacttttatataaaaaataacttaaatcaagtttaatattattatattgataataaattttatttttattttttaaaatatttaaaatattaatataaaatattatattttttaatattattaaacatacgtatttaattatttatatttagtcatagaataatttatttaatatttaaattttattttaatagtaaattttaaaataataattttaaataatattattcacatattattgaaaatatcaatattaatattttaatactaaatatttattacaattataaatatattaataataaatattttgtagtataaatgttaaaatatgtcataagtctatatactcttcacaaatttgcaatttagtttcgtacttttattttcaagaatttagtcctctattttcgatttgaaaatcaagtccaactgctaacattgttatttattttggtcaattttgttaaagtcacattttaaataaaaaatactcagttgatagtcatgtaattaaaaataatcgttgcaatgaacctaaatttaacaaaatatttttaatatatgtaaaaacaatgtaaaatataaaattatatatataaaataaactcaattaaataatgaaaaataaaaaatctcaaatatatgtttgtttaattgaaaacgacttttatgaaatatttttaaagaatctgccaaacaaaagaaaatattttacaaagattcatctaaacacaaaaaaatattagctttttcagaaaaataagtaatttttcAGAAGCCATTTTCCGGAAGCCATTTTCAGTAAAACAAACGGAGCCTAACTTATAGGagtaactaaatttatttattattcaaccGATCCAATATTCATATAGAATGTGtacttttttcctttaaattacACTCACAAAGGAAAGGTAGGAGAGAGTGATTTATAAAGTTTACAACTAATAAGTCTTAATGGTACAAATAACACCACCAGGATCCGTGGCGCAATGGTAGCGCGTCTGACTCCAGATCAGAAGGTTGCGTGTTCGATTCACGTCGGGTTCAAATCCCCGAAAAACTTCGgatcactttttccttttctgccTCTTCGGATATGGGCCCATCTGGGCTAAGCCCGATCTGAGTTGTTCCTTAAAGGGGGAAACAGGATCCCAGCCGTCCATTGAATCATcaaaaacctaacaaaaccctatttaatattttcaaagtcTCTTCTCGTCCcccttttactctttttttttgtacaaGCCCTTGATAACTCTCCAGCAGCCGCATCCAAGTAAGGCTAGAAATTTGTATTtcgttgattttattttctgttttgctttaattttattaactctACATTCGTACAGGCATTGATTTTGTTTTACCAAAttgcttattttaaaaaacatgggTCTTCCTTCTTACTTGGATTGTGCAAGGTTTAGTCTGTAAAAAGTTTTATTAACTCTACATTAACACAAAAGAATGGATTGGGTTTTATTCTACGACTGTTAGATACCTGGAATTTGTTTCCTGATTGGTTTTGGTTGgatataattttgattagaGATGGGTGAGGAAGCTAAGGCTGTGGTTCCCGAGTCACTATTGAAGAAGAATAAGAGGAATGAAGAATGGGAACTTGCTAAAAAGCAGGAGCTTGAAGttgcaaagaagaagaaagttgaGAACCGCAAGCTGATTTACTCTAGAGCCAAGCAGTATGCAAAGGAGTATGGAGCTCAGGTAAATttgctgttttcttttttctttttggatttatGTGGTCTGTAATCCTGAAAGCATCTGAATTGTGTTGTGTTGTCTGTAATCCTCAGGAAAAGGAGTTGATTCAGTTGAAGCGCGAGGCCAGGTTAAAAGGAGGGTTTTATGTTGATCCGGAAGCTAAGCTTTTGTTCATCATTCGAATTCGAGGGTATGTGAATATTTTGACATTTCATTGATTTATGAAAGTAAATTCTAAACGGTAACATTTTGTGAATGTATGTTTTCAGTATTAATGCCATGCACCCCAGGACAAGAAAGATCTTGCAGCTCTTGCGTCTGAGACAGGTAACTTGCCTTATCTTTCCAAAACTAAAATTCTGTGTAATGAGAATCAATTCTCCTATTTTCCCTGAATGTATGCTGTGCATGAAGTTAATTTCCCTTTGATAGCTAATCTGTGTTATGATATCTTGTTGAAATAACCTTAATCGTTTTATATGTTGGTATTAATGTGCTTTTGTTTGAGAAGTTTTGCCCAAATTGAAGGCAAGTGTGGGTTTGTTGAAACTTTGGGTATCATGGTAAAAGTGAGCCTTTCTAACACTGTAGGGAGACTGTCGTTAATTTAGTggaaactatttaatatttttgtgtaataaataaatatctgAATCTAAATTATGATGCTTGCTTCAATGGAATGTAgattttcaatggtgtttttcttaAAGTGAACAAGGCAACAATGAACATGCTTCACCTTGTTGAACCTTATGTGACTTAtgggtatttttttaaactctccTGCTTCCTTGCATTCTCTTTTACTAGTTTTATGTACTTGCCAATGCTTATTTCTTAGTAATGTATGCATCTAGATACCCGAATCTCAAGAGTGTGAGGGAGTTGATTTACAAAAGAGGTTTTGGGAAGTTGAACAAGCAGAGAATTGCTTTGACTGACAACGCCATTGTTGAGCAGgtttgtaacttttcatttatGATGGTTTCATGTTGATGTCAGACATTTTTTAAGAACAATTGTTTTTGTACTTATTGCAGGCTTTGGGCAAGTTTGGCATCATCTGTGTGGAAGATCTCATCCATGAGATCATGACTGTGGGGCCTCATTTTAAGGAGGCCAACAACTTTCTTTGGCCATTTAAGCTAAAGGCACCATTGGGAGGtctgaagaagaagagaaaccACTATGTTGAAGGAGGAGATGCTGGCAACCGCGAAAATTACATCAACGAGCTAATTAGGAGAATGAACTAGACatgatatttgttaatttagcgGTTTGAGATTTTAGTTTATGTGCAAGGATCCTTGATCTATTTTGGAGGTTGAGAGAAGTTTTcataaaaagtatgaaatttgCAATTATCTACTATGCGACTGTAGTTCCTAAAAGTTTTGTGgtatttaaagattttatttctAATGCATTAGATAGTGCTTATTTGATTCTTGTCACCTTAAATGCTTAAAATGTTTGCAGATTCATAAAAGTTTGGGCATTGTGAAGGTAAATGACCAGTCTTTTTGTCTGAAATTTATTGACTTTTTAATGATGAAATAGAAGATGGAGACCAACTGATATAAACCCGAAATCCCATATTCCCAGGTTTTTGTTGAGAGTTACGAAGTCAAAATAGTGTGGAATTGAAGTAAAATACTATTTGTAGTACTTGTAATTTTGAAGTTGATTGACAAAATCTTTGGATACCATAAGGATTAAAATGCATTTGGTCTCTTGTTCAAGTGGAAAGTATTATGGAAATTGAAACTTCCATGTaaaattgataatgttgttgCGGAAAGAATGCAATAATCTAGTGCCAGTCAGGAATGAACTAAAAGGAAACAAATTTGGGTTAATGATGCATGTCTGTTTGTTCTGTCATGATGAAGAGACAATAAACGACCTTTTCAGAGCATGTTCCTTTGCGAAAGCGATATTACATGATAGGATTGACAGTAGTCAAAATTATATACGACAATGATTCCAACAGTGTTTTGAGTTCCACACGACGGAGGTAATGATTAGGGCAGGATCTATTTACCTAAATAGTATGGGAGTAAAATTATTTACCTAAATAGCATGAATGCTACTGTGAAAATGATGGCTGAAACGAGGGCTGATACCAAATCGACACAGGAGCCAATCCCTCACAATCAGTCTCATCAATCGCATCCAAAATATTAAATCGCGATGAATTGGCTCTTGCCTTATCTATAATTGTTTCATCCGATGTTACAGTTGTGCTTGCAGCCTTCCCCAGCAGCTGCTATTGACGCCCTGCAGCGACCATTAATGGGCCGTGCAACTCTTCCGCATCGAGATTATTGTTATCCCCCGTTGAAATATTTTCAGTCAGTTTATCCGTAGACCTATTTCCCTTATTAGCATCCTTATGTACATAAGATTCATTTATATGACCAAAATGACCACATACGTAGCAAATGAGCAGTAACCCTTCATACTTAATCCGTTGAGAAAAATCGTCTGATACCAAGTGAAGGCAACAGTGGCTTACTCAGGTAAACTATTACAGCAAGGTGAGCAAAATGACCCCTCTTCCCCTCAGTCGTATTATAGTCGATTTTGATCACCTTGCCAATAACATTCGCAATTGCCCGAAAGATACTCTTAGTATAATACCGGTTAGGGAGCGCTGGCAACAACGTGAGAAGGATATAGTTCCTTAGTGGACAAGTGCCTACTCCAAGGTTGGACTGTCAAATAACTATCATACAACGTCCATGGTCCTTCCATGAGCACTTTCTTGCAAtctttttattgaaaaactTTACTAGGAAATATTCATTATCCAAACCAATAAGCTGTAATCTACCCGCTAGCTGCCAGAGTGATTGAATTCACCCCATTAAAGCTTTAAACCCAATTGATCTTCCAAGTAGTCGCACAATCTCTACATTTCCCATGCTACGATCAATAAGATTATGAACTCTATCAGAAAAATGAATCTCCGGAATTGAGCCCTTATTCTCAACCACCACATCCTCCTCCCCCAATTCAAAACCCACTGCTCCAGGCCAAGCATTATCACTCTCAACTAGAACTCTATTTAAAAGCAAATTATCCTTAAAAGATAGCTTTTCAGCCGGTGCTTCATCCATAACTAAGTAAACAGTATCATCCACACCATCCTCCTTAttcttaactttttttttttgtaactttCGCAATCTTTAACGGAATCGAAGATCTCGGTTGTTCATCTGTCGATATTAAGATTCACTGCTGCCATCCCCTTATACACTCTTTTAAGTATATGTCAAATATATACACACGTATTTTTTAGCATTAAGCACTTTTTAAACCTTATgagttgaatgaaattttttatcaaatcgaAGTTGGCCTATTACAGTTATTTGAGTCTATATTGATTCCACAAGCAACTTCAATGTTGGAGGAGAACTTtgacctatatatatatatatatatatatatatatataagagctCACTTTGTACTCTCAAAATTTTGGCCGGATGATATTTCCGGTGGGGGTTGGTATTATGGTAGATGAAGTCTGGCATGAAACCTTGGAATGCAATCAAAAGTGGTTTATTGGGCATGCAAAGCTGTCATCTCTCACAAATTTTCCacttattaatcttttatatattttaaaatatttccattttttaCTTGTGcatcttcttttatttaaaaaaaaagactaatattaaataaaaagaaatacaatAATTGATGGGTCATTGTCATTCCCTCTATTATTATACTCCACGGGCGGGGGTCCATTTAAAaggagttttaaattttgagcaaaCGCTTAGAATACACTTATCCTCCCTAGTGTCCATACccattaataaatattttcgcaaattaaaaaagaaaaacgaatgGGAATTTTGTCCataatcatcaaaatataattattttattatttatgtgtgAGTTTacatttagattaattttgatttaattctaatGTACAATTTATCTCATATGTTTtggttaataatttatttataattatattttcttatatatcaCTTGTAATTAAAAAACGAAATTTCTTAATTCAATGAAAAGAATATTATAactcaataataatattattattacagtCTCCTcccttaattataaaaaagagTACCCGAAAATTctgaagataaataaataaattacagtAAAAGAGGAAGGGCGGGTTTGTCCTTTCGCTCCTATGTTCTTCTTGTTTTTGCCtttacctttaaaaaaaaaagcagaacATCAACCAgcataatattataaaaataaaaaataaaagagcttCACTCTCCCAATCTCCCTGcatattctctttatttttcttttcctgctttactatttatattaatttctgTAGGCAATACTAaattttttcttccatttcatGCAAGCTGATCCAGCAATCTATTTcctctgtttttcttttcactttttccATGATCTGTaagttccaattttctttttcttttttcctttgtcgtcgaactttttttttcttaaatttaggGTTTCAGTAACtagacattttctttttattttggttcttCTTCCCCTGCTTCGAGCTTGTTTAATGTAGTGCTTTGTTCTGGTTACAGTTTAGATAATtcctggttttttttttttttttggttctatactttttatatatattacgtTAGGAAGCTTAATGGAAATATCaatgtatattatttatgcTTAGTTACCAAACTATAGATCATCCGAGTGATATCGGTTTGTTTAGTTAGATGTTTGGCACTTAATTAGATAGATGGTTAGCAATGACCTGCATTTTAGTTTAAGCTGTTAacaattctttatttttcataatgaATTTTCCATTCTTAACTATCTTATTACACTTGTTCTTTCTTTGGTGATCTAACAGAGTGTAGATTCAGAACAATGACGAGGGTAAGTCGGAATTTTAGCGATACTGTGGAGAAGGAAGCACTTCCAGCTGTATCAGCTGATGTAATATTTGCTTCAAGTCGTTTTCCCAATTACAAAATTGGGGCAAATAATCATATTGTGAATGTCAAAGGAGATCCTAAAGTTTTGTCAATGAAGGAGATTGTTGCACG
The window above is part of the Gossypium raimondii isolate GPD5lz chromosome 9, ASM2569854v1, whole genome shotgun sequence genome. Proteins encoded here:
- the LOC105799330 gene encoding 60S ribosomal protein L7-2 yields the protein MGEEAKAVVPESLLKKNKRNEEWELAKKQELEVAKKKKVENRKLIYSRAKQYAKEYGAQEKELIQLKREARLKGGFYVDPEAKLLFIIRIRGINAMHPRTRKILQLLRLRQIFNGVFLKVNKATMNMLHLVEPYVTYGYPNLKSVRELIYKRGFGKLNKQRIALTDNAIVEQALGKFGIICVEDLIHEIMTVGPHFKEANNFLWPFKLKAPLGGLKKKRNHYVEGGDAGNRENYINELIRRMN